The Arthrobacter sp. NicSoilC5 genome has a window encoding:
- a CDS encoding DUF429 domain-containing protein, with translation MRTLGVDLAAAAKKTAVAVIEWSDDQARLAHLALDVDDQEIVDLFGTCGMTGVDCPVGWPDALIPFLTGHLAFNAAPVLEHDGIAGRRLLAYRDTDRFCTARTGLIPLSVSADRLAHPAMRCAVIQAKIAALHGPQLRDGSGRFAEVYPAASLKIWGLNGRGYKGRGIPEAERLGLLLAALEEQAPWLDLAGHRDRLTASDDLFDAVIASLTARAVARRRTLAPDDAHARAARSEGWIHLPSCTLDDLPL, from the coding sequence ATGAGGACCCTTGGCGTGGATCTGGCGGCGGCGGCCAAGAAGACTGCCGTGGCGGTCATCGAGTGGAGCGATGACCAGGCCCGGCTGGCCCACCTGGCCCTGGACGTTGACGACCAGGAGATCGTGGACCTGTTCGGCACCTGCGGCATGACCGGCGTCGACTGCCCCGTGGGCTGGCCTGACGCGCTGATTCCGTTCCTCACCGGCCACCTGGCCTTCAACGCAGCACCCGTCCTGGAACATGACGGCATCGCGGGCCGGCGGCTCCTCGCCTACCGGGACACCGACCGGTTCTGCACCGCCCGGACCGGCCTGATCCCCCTGAGCGTTTCCGCCGACCGGCTGGCCCACCCTGCCATGCGCTGCGCGGTGATCCAGGCGAAGATCGCGGCACTGCACGGCCCGCAGCTCCGGGACGGCTCGGGGCGCTTTGCCGAGGTGTACCCGGCGGCGTCGCTGAAGATCTGGGGCCTCAACGGGCGCGGCTACAAAGGCCGCGGCATCCCCGAAGCCGAACGCCTGGGCCTCCTCCTGGCGGCCCTCGAGGAGCAGGCGCCCTGGCTGGACCTGGCCGGGCACCGGGACAGGCTAACCGCTTCGGACGACCTGTTCGATGCCGTCATCGCCTCGCTGACCGCCCGGGCCGTGGCCCGCCGTCGTACCCTCGCCCCTGACGATGCGCATGCCCGGGCGGCCCGCAGCGAAGGCTGGATCCACCTGCCCTCCTGCACGCTGGACGACCTCCCGCTTTAG
- a CDS encoding carboxylesterase family protein, giving the protein MSSEPAVTSQLLFHPPCGPVSGRRDGGVIRATGIPYATAHRFQVPAPVPDWTAEYAATSPAPACPQAPVPFLDDVLGTKYGELPGSEDCQNLSITLPGDLKPDEKLPVMVWIHGGSYTTGSGDLAIFDPARLVAENRVIVVSVTYRLGLFGFLATPAGRPGNLGLLDQLEAFRWVQRNIAAFGGDPGRVTAFGQSAGGDAIAHLMATPEAPSLFQRAIIQSAPLGITRGRAKMNHAMGIAADGVSEQTPAMDVVALEAQVTQVARKFGMLAAMPFGTQYGHDPLPEESGIEAAWSRTAPSIEVLIGHTSEEARLFLPRSPRLMRLAAVPVVGRAAVRAIDWAVTETVYGRATRRFARRHAKAGGRAHRYILDWHAPGNIFGAAHTVDLPLLLGNRKTWDGVGLIAGADWADVDAAGRRMRALWAGFARGTDLGGSGSIPGVLRYRAV; this is encoded by the coding sequence GTGAGTTCCGAGCCAGCCGTGACGTCCCAGCTTCTGTTCCATCCCCCGTGCGGGCCCGTCAGCGGCCGGCGCGACGGCGGCGTCATTCGTGCCACCGGCATTCCCTACGCCACCGCCCACCGGTTCCAGGTGCCGGCCCCGGTTCCGGACTGGACCGCCGAATATGCCGCCACCTCTCCCGCACCCGCCTGCCCCCAGGCTCCGGTGCCGTTCCTGGACGACGTCCTGGGCACCAAATACGGCGAGCTGCCGGGCAGCGAGGACTGCCAGAACCTTTCCATCACACTGCCCGGCGACCTGAAGCCGGACGAGAAGCTGCCCGTCATGGTCTGGATCCACGGCGGCTCCTACACCACCGGCTCCGGGGACCTGGCCATCTTCGACCCCGCACGGCTGGTGGCCGAAAACCGGGTGATCGTGGTCTCCGTGACGTACCGGCTCGGGCTGTTCGGGTTCCTCGCCACACCGGCAGGCCGGCCCGGCAACCTGGGACTCCTGGACCAGCTCGAGGCTTTCCGGTGGGTGCAGCGGAACATTGCCGCGTTCGGGGGCGATCCCGGCAGGGTCACCGCCTTCGGCCAGTCCGCCGGGGGCGACGCGATCGCCCACCTGATGGCCACGCCCGAGGCACCATCCCTTTTCCAGCGCGCCATCATCCAAAGCGCCCCGCTGGGCATTACCCGCGGCCGGGCGAAAATGAACCATGCCATGGGCATTGCTGCGGACGGGGTCTCCGAGCAGACGCCCGCCATGGACGTGGTGGCTCTCGAAGCCCAGGTCACGCAGGTGGCCCGGAAGTTCGGCATGCTGGCGGCCATGCCGTTTGGTACCCAGTACGGCCATGATCCGCTTCCGGAGGAGTCCGGGATCGAGGCTGCCTGGAGCCGGACAGCGCCGTCGATCGAGGTGCTGATCGGCCATACCTCCGAGGAGGCCCGCCTGTTCCTCCCCCGCAGCCCCCGCCTGATGCGCCTGGCCGCGGTTCCGGTGGTGGGCCGCGCCGCCGTCCGCGCCATCGACTGGGCGGTCACCGAAACCGTGTACGGCCGGGCAACCCGCAGGTTCGCGCGCCGGCATGCCAAGGCGGGCGGGCGGGCGCACCGCTACATCCTGGACTGGCACGCGCCCGGCAACATCTTCGGCGCCGCCCACACCGTGGACCTGCCCCTCCTGCTCGGCAACCGGAAGACCTGGGACGGCGTTGGGCTCATTGCCGGCGCGGACTGGGCGGACGTGGACGCCGCGGGCCGCAGGATGCGCGCCCTGTGGGCCGGCTTCGCGCGGGGCACTGACCTTGGCGGATCCGGGAGCATCCCCGGCGTCCTGCGCTACCGCGCGGTCTGA
- a CDS encoding inorganic diphosphatase: protein MKHDVTIEIPKGSRVKYEVDHETGRVRLDRVLFTSMQYPTHYGYFENTLGEDGDPLDALVLLQDFDLHPGVIVESRPIGVFNMTDDGGGDAKILCVPVDARFDHIQEVSDVNEYLIKEIEHFFTRYKDLEPGKWVKAEGWGDRAAAEAELEASIKRYVPTGH, encoded by the coding sequence ATGAAGCACGACGTGACCATCGAGATCCCCAAGGGATCACGCGTCAAGTACGAAGTTGACCACGAGACCGGCCGCGTCCGCCTGGACCGCGTCCTCTTCACCTCCATGCAGTACCCCACGCACTACGGGTACTTCGAGAACACCCTCGGCGAGGACGGCGACCCGCTGGACGCTCTGGTGCTCCTGCAGGACTTCGACCTGCACCCCGGCGTCATCGTCGAGTCCCGCCCCATCGGTGTCTTCAACATGACCGACGACGGCGGCGGAGACGCCAAGATCCTGTGCGTGCCGGTGGACGCCCGCTTTGACCACATCCAGGAAGTCAGCGACGTCAACGAGTACCTGATCAAGGAAATCGAGCACTTCTTCACCCGCTACAAGGACCTGGAGCCGGGCAAGTGGGTCAAGGCCGAGGGCTGGGGCGACCGCGCCGCCGCCGAAGCCGAGCTGGAAGCTTCCATCAAGCGCTACGTGCCCACCGGACACTGA